From a single Acidobacteriota bacterium genomic region:
- a CDS encoding tail fiber domain-containing protein translates to MKKLIIATILINLFAVCSLAQTTEFSYQGILKTSSAPANGNFDFEFRLFDAASGGTQQGSTVIKPNIAVVNGVYAVTLDFGAAPLTGANRFLSIAVRSAGGAAYTTLEPRQAITSSPYAVRSLNATTADTATNATNATTANNALNLGGVAANQYVVTTDPRMTDARTPTAGSANYIQNGTSTQSASNFNISGNGTASGTLSSNIINATTQYNLGGSRILRSPGTGNLFAGFSAGVATTGLSNSFFGTSAGQSTTTGEQNSFFGNATGLLNVTGSFNSYFGRSAGLNSTASNNSFFGYNAGALNTGGNSNSFFGRSAGEANTGGNSNAFFGRGAGIANTDGSLNAFFGTFAGSSNTTGSNNTAIGDGANFSVGNLTFATAIGAGALVTASNTIVLGRPVLDDVYVGGFLSVGNSIGAGNSAACFAPTPNPGSFIVICASSIRYKTNVAPLLSGLKLIQRLRPVTFDWKERFETDLGLIAEEVAEVEPLLVTYTEKGEIQGVKYKQIAVVLINAVKEQQAQIEVQQKLIEQQQRQIDALKKLVCAQNPTADVCKEEK, encoded by the coding sequence ATGAAAAAGCTAATAATTGCAACAATTTTGATAAACCTATTTGCCGTCTGCTCACTCGCACAGACCACAGAGTTTAGTTATCAGGGAATCCTGAAAACTTCGAGCGCACCGGCAAACGGCAATTTCGATTTCGAATTCCGGCTGTTTGACGCCGCGAGCGGAGGGACTCAGCAAGGCTCGACGGTCATCAAGCCAAATATCGCGGTTGTGAACGGCGTGTACGCTGTCACGCTCGATTTCGGAGCGGCACCGTTAACGGGAGCCAATCGATTCCTCAGTATTGCCGTTCGCAGCGCGGGCGGCGCCGCTTACACAACACTAGAACCGCGACAGGCGATCACGAGTTCGCCGTATGCGGTGCGCAGCCTGAACGCGACAACGGCCGACACGGCGACAAACGCAACGAATGCGACAACGGCGAATAATGCCCTAAACCTGGGCGGAGTCGCGGCGAATCAATATGTCGTCACCACCGACCCGCGAATGACAGACGCACGGACACCTACGGCGGGGAGCGCAAATTACATTCAAAACGGCACATCAACGCAGTCGGCGAGTAATTTCAACATCAGCGGCAACGGTACGGCGAGCGGCACGCTATCGAGCAACATTATCAATGCCACGACCCAATACAACCTAGGCGGCAGCCGAATTTTAAGAAGCCCTGGAACCGGCAACCTTTTTGCAGGATTTTCTGCCGGCGTTGCAACGACCGGACTCTCCAATTCATTTTTTGGAACCTCAGCTGGCCAATCAACCACAACCGGCGAGCAGAATTCTTTTTTTGGTAATGCCACAGGCTTATTGAATGTTACAGGCAGTTTCAACTCATATTTCGGTCGTTCAGCGGGGTTAAATTCAACGGCAAGCAACAATTCGTTTTTCGGGTACAACGCAGGTGCACTAAACACGGGTGGCAACAGCAATTCCTTCTTTGGCCGCTCCGCAGGCGAAGCAAACACAGGCGGCAACAGTAACGCATTCTTCGGAAGAGGCGCGGGCATAGCGAACACCGACGGCAGCCTCAACGCATTCTTTGGGACGTTTGCTGGCTCCTCGAACACAACGGGAAGCAACAATACGGCCATCGGCGACGGCGCCAATTTCTCTGTCGGCAACCTGACATTTGCAACCGCAATCGGCGCTGGTGCCTTAGTCACAGCAAGCAACACCATTGTGCTTGGCCGCCCGGTCCTAGACGATGTTTACGTCGGGGGCTTTCTGTCAGTCGGAAATTCTATCGGAGCGGGTAATAGTGCCGCTTGCTTCGCCCCAACCCCAAACCCGGGGAGCTTTATTGTTATCTGTGCGTCCAGTATCCGTTACAAAACAAACGTGGCTCCGCTGCTCAGCGGCTTGAAGCTGATCCAGAGACTGCGTCCGGTGACGTTTGATTGGAAAGAACGGTTTGAAACTGATCTTGGCCTGATCGCCGAAGAAGTCGCCGAAGTCGAGCCGCTGTTGGTCACCTACACCGAAAAGGGTGAAATCCAAGGTGTTAAATACAAACAAATAGCCGTCGTCCTGATAAACGCCGTCAAAGAACAGCAAGCTCAGATAGAGGTTCAGCAGAAGCTGATCGAGCAGCAGCAAAGGCAGATCGATGCGCTTAAGAAGCTGGTCTGTGCGCAGAACCCAACAGCGGATGTTTGTAAGGAGGAGAAATGA
- a CDS encoding B12-binding domain-containing radical SAM protein, with the protein MKVLLVYPEFPDTYWSFRHALKFEGKQAAFPPLGLLTVSAMLPKDWERRLVDMNVEELWPDAVEWADIVFVSAMIVQNVSLEAVVKLCRSMGKKVVVGGPYVSTASERLPDADHIFIGEAETTLPEFINDLELGIARKIYEADERPSLAATPVPDLSLLDMRHYSAMNLQYSRGCPFNCEFCDIIEIYGRVPRTKTNEQMLAELDALKAAGWRGLVFIVDDNFIGNKKNVRLLMPDLIEWSRANEHPFSFITEASVNLAEDDALLQQMKDAGFRRVFLGIETPVEESLKEAQKGQNTRRDLLGSIHKIQSYGMEVMAGFIVGFDSDPDDIFDLQVNFIRESGIPLAMVGLLTALPDTQLWRRLEKEGRLLDVSTGNNTDCTMNFVPKIEMATLIEGYKNILRNIYSPREFYRRSLDCLSRFHKDRIEPRSSTIGEDLRAFSKLILTLGVRDRARLQFWDYFLKLFLHHRSNIAHGLTLAAMGYHFRQITEKYSNQT; encoded by the coding sequence ATGAAAGTTCTGCTTGTGTACCCTGAGTTTCCGGACACCTACTGGAGTTTCCGGCACGCGCTCAAGTTCGAAGGCAAGCAGGCAGCCTTTCCCCCGCTCGGCCTGCTTACGGTTTCCGCTATGCTGCCAAAGGATTGGGAGCGTCGGCTCGTCGATATGAATGTCGAGGAGCTCTGGCCCGATGCGGTCGAATGGGCAGACATCGTTTTCGTCAGCGCGATGATCGTCCAGAACGTCTCGCTCGAGGCGGTCGTTAAGCTCTGCCGCAGCATGGGCAAAAAGGTAGTTGTCGGCGGGCCGTATGTTTCGACCGCGTCCGAGCGGCTGCCGGATGCCGACCATATCTTCATCGGCGAGGCGGAAACGACATTGCCCGAATTCATCAACGACCTCGAACTCGGCATCGCCCGCAAGATCTACGAGGCCGACGAGCGCCCGTCGCTTGCCGCAACGCCCGTGCCCGACCTCTCGCTGCTCGATATGCGGCATTACAGCGCGATGAATCTGCAATATTCCCGCGGCTGCCCGTTCAACTGCGAGTTTTGCGACATCATCGAGATATATGGCCGCGTGCCCCGCACCAAAACCAACGAGCAAATGCTCGCCGAGCTCGACGCTCTAAAGGCGGCCGGTTGGCGCGGCCTGGTCTTTATCGTTGACGACAATTTCATTGGGAACAAGAAGAACGTCCGCCTGCTGATGCCCGACCTGATCGAATGGTCGCGGGCGAACGAGCACCCATTTTCATTCATCACCGAGGCCAGTGTGAACCTCGCCGAGGACGACGCCTTGCTGCAGCAGATGAAAGATGCCGGCTTCCGCCGCGTCTTTCTCGGCATTGAGACGCCGGTCGAAGAAAGCCTAAAGGAAGCTCAGAAGGGCCAGAATACCCGCCGCGACCTGCTCGGCTCGATCCACAAGATCCAGAGCTACGGAATGGAAGTGATGGCGGGCTTCATCGTCGGCTTTGACAGCGACCCCGACGACATCTTTGACCTCCAGGTCAATTTTATCCGCGAGAGCGGCATACCGCTGGCGATGGTCGGCCTGCTCACTGCATTGCCGGACACACAGCTCTGGCGGCGGCTTGAAAAGGAAGGCAGATTGCTCGACGTAAGCACCGGCAACAACACCGACTGCACGATGAATTTCGTCCCAAAGATCGAGATGGCTACGCTAATCGAAGGATATAAAAACATCTTGCGGAACATCTACAGCCCGCGGGAATTCTATCGCCGGTCGCTCGATTGCCTCTCGCGTTTTCACAAGGACCGGATCGAACCGCGGTCTTCCACCATCGGCGAGGACCTTCGCGCCTTTTCAAAGCTAATTCTAACGCTCGGAGTCCGCGACCGCGCCCGGCTCCAGTTCTGGGATTATTTCCTCAAGCTCTTTCTCCACCACCGGTCAAACATCGCCCACGGCCTGACCCTCGCCGCAATGGGCTACCACTTCCGCCAGATCACCGAAAAATACTCCAACCAAACCTGA
- a CDS encoding imidazolonepropionase, producing MVNDLIIHNAGQLVTCASPGGPKRGAAMQDVGIIADGAVAIKDGVFTAVGTSAEILGKYKAAELIDAEGRAVVPGFVDPHTHIVYAGDRLNEFELKIKGAEYLDILAAGGGIISTVRNTRAATEEELIDAALGRLDKMLACGTTVCEIKTGYGLDTATELKMLRVIEALDKRHSIKIVPTFLAAHAVPPEFKDDPDGYVELICGEMLPQAWEWYAGSHFAADETPFFADIFCERNAFDVGHAQRIFAVAAKLGFRLKAHVDQFTNLGGSRLGVESNAVSIDHLDAISDDEIALLTASETVGVVIPTENFNGGKTQFAPARKMIDAGCAVALTTDYNPGSAPCPSQPMAMAIACRYQKLLPAEALNAATINAAHAIGLGEMHGSIEVGKCADLLIINSNDYRLVSYEFGGQMIRTALKDGEVVELIR from the coding sequence ATGGTCAATGACCTTATAATCCACAACGCCGGTCAGCTTGTCACTTGTGCCTCGCCGGGCGGGCCGAAACGCGGGGCCGCGATGCAGGACGTCGGCATAATTGCCGATGGTGCCGTTGCGATCAAAGACGGCGTTTTTACTGCCGTCGGAACATCGGCTGAGATCCTTGGAAAATACAAGGCCGCTGAATTGATCGACGCCGAAGGCCGGGCGGTAGTTCCGGGATTTGTCGATCCGCACACGCATATCGTCTATGCCGGTGACCGGCTGAATGAATTTGAACTGAAGATCAAAGGGGCGGAATATCTCGATATTCTTGCCGCGGGCGGCGGGATAATCTCGACCGTCCGGAACACACGGGCGGCTACGGAAGAGGAGTTGATCGACGCAGCTCTCGGCCGGCTCGATAAGATGCTCGCTTGCGGCACGACCGTCTGCGAAATAAAGACCGGGTACGGGCTCGACACTGCGACGGAGCTGAAGATGCTGCGGGTGATAGAAGCCCTCGACAAGCGTCATTCGATCAAAATTGTGCCGACCTTTCTTGCGGCACATGCGGTTCCGCCGGAGTTCAAAGACGACCCGGACGGCTATGTCGAGCTGATCTGCGGCGAGATGCTGCCGCAGGCGTGGGAATGGTATGCGGGCTCGCACTTTGCTGCCGACGAGACGCCGTTCTTTGCTGATATCTTTTGCGAGCGGAATGCTTTTGATGTCGGGCACGCTCAGCGAATATTTGCTGTGGCCGCGAAACTCGGCTTTCGGCTCAAGGCACACGTTGATCAGTTCACAAACCTCGGCGGGTCGCGGCTCGGGGTCGAGAGCAACGCGGTCTCGATCGATCACCTCGATGCGATCTCCGATGACGAGATCGCCTTGCTTACCGCAAGCGAAACGGTCGGTGTCGTCATCCCGACAGAGAATTTCAACGGCGGCAAAACGCAATTCGCCCCGGCGAGGAAAATGATAGACGCGGGCTGTGCCGTGGCCCTGACGACCGACTACAACCCCGGCTCGGCACCGTGCCCATCGCAGCCAATGGCGATGGCGATCGCCTGCCGCTACCAGAAACTTCTCCCCGCCGAAGCGCTGAACGCGGCAACCATAAACGCCGCCCACGCCATCGGACTCGGTGAGATGCATGGTTCGATAGAGGTCGGAAAATGTGCAGATCTACTCATCATCAATTCGAATGACTACCGGCTAGTTTCGTACGAATTTGGCGGACAGATGATCAGGACGGCACTTAAAGACGGTGAAGTTGTGGAACTAATTAGATAA
- a CDS encoding tetratricopeptide repeat protein yields MKCLYPIILILLFSAFLIAQTPQTAEEYFNRGTAHYNKADYNSAIADYTQAIRLKPDYASAYNRRGRLLDLIHAA; encoded by the coding sequence ATGAAGTGCCTTTACCCCATTATCTTAATACTGCTTTTTTCGGCCTTCCTAATCGCTCAAACACCGCAAACCGCCGAGGAGTATTTTAATCGCGGCACTGCTCACTATAATAAAGCCGATTACAACTCAGCCATTGCCGATTACACCCAGGCCATCAGGCTCAAGCCGGATTATGCGTCTGCCTACAACCGTCGCGGCAGACTTCTCGATCTGATACACGCCGCCTGA
- a CDS encoding peroxidase has product MESHAEFLRRVTLEEGLIEALREDYTTAPITEAERVMLDYVVQLTKDATRITPEYHERLRAVGFDDTAILQITLIASWFNYINRVADSLGIGRETL; this is encoded by the coding sequence GTGGAATCTCACGCAGAGTTTCTGCGTCGCGTCACTTTAGAAGAGGGGTTGATCGAGGCACTTCGCGAGGATTACACGACCGCGCCGATAACGGAGGCCGAGCGGGTGATGCTCGACTACGTTGTCCAATTGACGAAAGATGCCACGCGGATCACGCCCGAGTATCACGAGCGGCTGCGGGCGGTCGGCTTTGACGACACGGCGATCTTGCAAATAACGCTCATCGCGTCGTGGTTCAACTACATTAACCGCGTTGCCGATTCGCTCGGCATCGGCCGCGAAACGCTTTAA
- a CDS encoding penicillin acylase family protein encodes MLKVFLEEVLFVFWAAFAVAAFGQPARSEARLAGLQKEVTVTRDGRSIPYIEAANEADLYFMQGYTVASDRLWQMDLLRRVARGETAEIFGRATIEEDKRWRRYGFAAIAEATLPNLPADARAALENYARGVNAYIASLTEETTPMEFRILRYKPREWTPADTIVIGKILADALSNTWQGDLQRLALQGFDKQKYGDLYGKTTPYDVILFGSDAKDRVGEKRRRGDKETRGRGDLGDARTLGNSAAKNNSVASVISVAELSVPSVADDLEIRQRSLERVGLYAEDLAASNNWVISGKRTADGKPILANDPHLMPAAPGIWYLVHLAAPGMRVAGVTFPGVPGVVLGHNEHFAWGATNVGPDVQDLYLVTMRDGKIATPDGWAEPTVRKEVIKFRASPLNPELSSEELLVTETRNGPVIVERGGKSYALRWTALDPKNDDLSAFFELNKAKDWNGFKLALSKYAGAMQNFIFADTKGNIGWYAASKIPIRRKGDGSLPYDGATTDGDWVGTVPFAELPNLYNPPEGFIMTANQRIAGTDYKHQQIIRDFATPWRARRLYDLLSKDTKATLESSEAAQFDAYNIPLAMLAKDITDLGAVGESDAKALKEWDGRMVPDSYAALLVNELRNCAANKIAASNQPVSAAAIRERVLFWAVRERTERWLPKEVSNYSDLFKACDAEAKARFAKDYGADATKWTWGRIAAARFPHPLAAAPLIGAQFATPNIPIRGSGQTPNVASAVSMRHIVSPGNWDTKRFVIPLGQSGDPRSPHFKDQFEAWSGGKAPVFVFSKDAVAKAAAKVTAYQP; translated from the coding sequence ATGCTGAAGGTCTTTTTGGAAGAGGTTCTTTTTGTTTTTTGGGCGGCGTTTGCGGTGGCGGCGTTTGGGCAGCCGGCGAGGAGCGAGGCGAGGCTTGCGGGCCTGCAGAAAGAGGTGACGGTCACGCGAGACGGCCGATCGATCCCGTATATCGAGGCGGCGAACGAGGCCGATCTTTATTTCATGCAGGGCTATACGGTGGCGAGCGACCGGCTCTGGCAGATGGACCTGCTGCGGCGGGTGGCCCGCGGCGAGACGGCCGAGATCTTTGGCCGGGCGACCATCGAGGAGGACAAGCGTTGGCGTCGATACGGTTTTGCGGCGATCGCCGAGGCGACGCTGCCGAACCTGCCGGCCGATGCCCGTGCGGCGCTTGAGAATTATGCCCGCGGCGTCAATGCCTACATCGCCTCGCTGACCGAAGAGACGACTCCGATGGAGTTCCGCATTCTGCGATACAAGCCGCGGGAATGGACGCCCGCGGATACGATCGTGATCGGGAAGATCCTCGCCGACGCGCTCAGCAATACATGGCAGGGCGACCTCCAGCGGCTCGCTTTGCAGGGCTTCGACAAACAAAAATACGGAGACCTTTACGGGAAGACGACGCCGTATGACGTGATCCTTTTTGGGAGCGACGCGAAGGACAGAGTAGGGGAGAAGAGGAGAAGAGGAGACAAGGAGACTCGGGGACGCGGCGATCTGGGCGATGCGAGGACCTTGGGAAATTCAGCTGCGAAAAACAACTCAGTGGCCTCTGTGATCTCTGTGGCAGAACTTTCCGTGCCCTCGGTCGCAGATGATCTTGAGATCCGCCAGAGGTCGCTGGAGCGGGTTGGGCTTTATGCGGAGGACCTGGCAGCGAGCAACAATTGGGTCATTTCCGGCAAGCGGACGGCGGACGGGAAGCCGATCCTGGCCAACGATCCGCACCTGATGCCGGCGGCTCCGGGCATCTGGTATCTGGTTCATCTCGCGGCACCGGGAATGCGGGTCGCGGGCGTTACGTTCCCGGGAGTTCCGGGCGTGGTGCTCGGCCATAATGAGCATTTCGCCTGGGGAGCGACAAACGTCGGGCCCGATGTGCAGGATCTTTATCTCGTGACAATGAGGGACGGCAAGATCGCCACGCCCGATGGCTGGGCTGAGCCGACGGTCCGCAAAGAGGTGATCAAGTTTCGGGCGAGCCCGCTCAATCCCGAGCTTTCGAGCGAGGAACTTCTAGTTACCGAGACCCGTAACGGCCCTGTCATCGTCGAACGCGGTGGCAAGAGCTACGCGCTCCGCTGGACCGCTCTTGACCCGAAGAACGACGATCTGTCGGCGTTTTTTGAACTCAACAAAGCAAAGGATTGGAATGGCTTCAAGCTCGCACTCAGCAAATACGCCGGTGCGATGCAGAACTTCATCTTTGCCGATACAAAGGGCAACATCGGTTGGTACGCGGCGAGCAAAATTCCGATCCGCCGAAAGGGCGACGGCTCGCTGCCATATGACGGTGCAACAACCGACGGCGACTGGGTCGGCACGGTGCCGTTTGCCGAGCTTCCGAACCTCTACAATCCGCCCGAGGGTTTCATAATGACGGCAAATCAACGCATCGCCGGAACCGACTACAAGCATCAGCAGATAATCCGCGACTTCGCGACGCCGTGGCGTGCCCGCCGGCTCTACGACCTGCTTTCGAAGGACACGAAAGCGACGCTAGAGTCGTCCGAGGCTGCGCAGTTCGATGCCTACAACATTCCGCTTGCGATGCTGGCAAAGGATATCACCGATCTCGGTGCGGTCGGCGAGTCGGATGCCAAGGCCCTGAAAGAATGGGACGGCCGAATGGTGCCGGATTCGTACGCGGCACTGCTCGTAAATGAGCTTCGCAATTGTGCCGCAAACAAGATCGCGGCTTCCAATCAGCCTGTTTCGGCGGCGGCGATTCGCGAACGCGTGCTCTTCTGGGCGGTCCGCGAACGGACGGAGCGTTGGCTGCCTAAAGAGGTGTCGAACTACAGCGACCTGTTCAAGGCATGCGATGCCGAAGCGAAGGCTAGATTCGCGAAGGACTACGGTGCGGACGCTACGAAGTGGACCTGGGGCCGAATTGCCGCGGCACGCTTTCCGCATCCGCTCGCGGCGGCACCGCTGATAGGAGCGCAGTTCGCGACGCCGAACATCCCGATCCGCGGCAGCGGCCAGACGCCAAACGTCGCTTCGGCGGTTTCGATGCGGCATATCGTCAGCCCCGGCAACTGGGACACGAAACGGTTCGTCATACCGCTCGGCCAAAGCGGCGACCCGCGTTCGCCTCATTTTAAGGATCAGTTCGAGGCGTGGAGCGGCGGCAAGGCTCCGGTCTTTGTCTTCAGCAAAGATGCGGTGGCAAAAGCGGCTGCAAAGGTTACGGCCTATCAGCCCTGA
- the hutH gene encoding histidine ammonia-lyase, translated as MIRESIYIDGESLTFEQVLAVVYGRPGQPRVVLDERAQVNVNRAAAAVDELLERGEVAYGITTGFGAFKDKIIGREQVEELQRNIVLSHAVGVGDAFDVPTVRAIMLIRANTLARGFSGIRLETLELILECLNRGVHPVIPEKGSLGASGDLAPLAHFACVLIGEGRAEFGGEVMSGAEALSKAGLSPVSLKAKEGLALTNGTTVMTALGVLETAKAIRLADLADVAGCLSLEALHGTVSAFDERIHALRPHPRQIDTARSLRKHLEGSEFVRDFDPANVQDAYTLRCIPQVHGACRDAVAYAEWLLKIELNSVTDNPLIFVRDAENAGRGDEGTEDQLAAAPRPGVGASIEVISGGNFHGEPLALAFDYLTIALAELGNISERRVMRLTDESSNAHVLPAFLTENGGLNSGFMIVQYTAAALCTENKVLAHPASVDTIPSSANVEDHVSMGATAALKLRQVAENLANILSIELFCAAQGVDLRKARIGEEKRLGNGTREIYEGIRRRVPFIRKDEYMKGHMDEVLAVVREFITRTKD; from the coding sequence ATGATAAGAGAATCGATCTATATCGATGGCGAAAGCCTTACCTTTGAGCAGGTGCTGGCGGTTGTCTATGGGCGGCCGGGCCAGCCGCGTGTTGTGCTTGACGAGCGGGCGCAGGTGAATGTGAACCGGGCGGCGGCGGCGGTCGATGAATTGCTCGAACGCGGCGAGGTTGCATATGGTATCACGACCGGTTTCGGGGCTTTTAAGGACAAGATCATCGGCCGCGAACAGGTCGAGGAGCTGCAGCGGAATATCGTCCTGAGCCACGCGGTCGGCGTCGGCGATGCGTTTGACGTGCCGACGGTCCGGGCGATAATGCTCATCCGGGCGAACACGCTGGCTCGCGGTTTTTCGGGCATTCGGCTTGAGACGCTTGAGCTTATTCTTGAGTGCCTCAATCGCGGCGTGCATCCGGTGATCCCGGAAAAGGGAAGCTTGGGTGCGAGCGGTGACCTTGCGCCGCTGGCTCATTTTGCGTGCGTATTGATCGGCGAGGGGCGTGCGGAATTTGGCGGCGAGGTGATGTCCGGTGCCGAGGCTTTGAGCAAAGCCGGGCTTTCGCCGGTCTCGCTAAAAGCAAAAGAGGGGCTTGCCCTGACCAACGGCACGACCGTGATGACCGCCCTCGGCGTGCTTGAGACCGCAAAGGCGATCCGCCTCGCGGACCTCGCCGACGTCGCGGGCTGCCTGAGCCTTGAGGCTTTGCATGGGACGGTCTCGGCATTTGATGAGCGGATCCACGCACTTCGCCCGCATCCGCGGCAGATAGATACGGCCCGCAGCCTCCGCAAGCATCTGGAGGGAAGCGAGTTTGTCCGCGATTTTGACCCGGCGAATGTGCAGGACGCCTACACGCTCCGCTGCATCCCGCAAGTCCACGGAGCATGCCGCGATGCTGTCGCCTATGCCGAATGGCTGCTCAAGATCGAGCTTAATTCGGTGACGGATAATCCATTGATATTTGTTCGCGACGCGGAGAATGCGGGACGCGGGGACGAGGGAACAGAAGATCAACTCGCCGCGGCTCCGCGTCCGGGCGTCGGCGCGTCGATAGAGGTGATCAGCGGCGGGAACTTCCACGGCGAGCCGCTGGCGCTCGCGTTCGATTACCTGACCATCGCGCTTGCGGAGCTTGGCAATATCTCCGAGCGGCGGGTGATGCGGCTGACGGATGAATCTTCAAACGCCCACGTGTTGCCTGCATTTCTGACCGAGAACGGCGGGCTGAATTCGGGCTTTATGATCGTGCAATACACGGCCGCGGCACTTTGCACCGAGAACAAAGTGCTGGCTCATCCGGCGAGCGTCGATACGATACCGAGCTCGGCGAACGTAGAGGACCACGTTTCGATGGGAGCGACGGCGGCTTTGAAATTGCGGCAGGTTGCCGAGAATCTGGCGAACATTCTTTCTATCGAGCTTTTCTGCGCGGCACAGGGCGTTGACCTCCGCAAGGCACGGATCGGTGAAGAAAAGCGGCTCGGCAACGGCACGCGGGAGATCTATGAAGGCATCCGGCGGCGAGTGCCTTTCATCCGAAAGGACGAGTATATGAAGGGCCATATGGACGAGGTCCTGGCCGTGGTTCGCGAATTTATTACCCGCACAAAAGATTGA